The genomic region TTGACAGCGGACCCCGACCCACCTTTCGTGGCCGTCTGGAACACTGTCGTAGCCGAACTCAACGGCGGCCCCGGCGCCGGACCCAACGGCGAACCAACCGGTCCCGTCCTCACACCGCAGCAGCGGGCGTGGCTCAAACTCGTCAAGCCCCTCGTCATCACCGAGGGGTTTGCTCTGCTGTCGGTTCCGAGCCCGTTCGTCCAGAACGAGATCGAACGCCACCTGCGTGAGCCGATCATCGCCGCGTTGAGCCGTCAGCTCGGCCAGCGCGTCGAACTAGGTGTGCGCATCGATGAACCCGATCCCGACGACTCCGCTGCCCCGACGCTGAGCGCCGTCGCCGAACCCGACGAGGTCGACGAGGACTCCGAGGCCCGGGCCAGCGCCGCCGAGACCTGGCCGCGGTACTACAGCAGCCGGCCGACCAGCGCCCCCACCGACGACGGCAGCACGTCGGTCAACCTGAACCGGCGCTACACGTTCGACACGTTCGTCATCGGCGCGTCGAACCGGTTCGCGCACGCCGCCACCCTCGCCATCGCCGAGGCGCCGGCGCGGGCGTACAACCCGCTCTTCATCTGGGGTGAGTCCGGTCTGGGTAAGACCCACCTGCTGCACGCCGCCGGTAACTACGCGCTCAAGCTGTTCCCGGGGATGCGGGTCAAGTACGTCTCGACCGAGGAATTCACCAACGACTTCATCAACTCGCTGCGCGACGACCGCAAGGCGTCGTTCAAGCGCAGTTACCGCGACATCGATGTGCTGCTGGTCGATGACATCCAGTTCATCGAGGGCAAGGAAGGCATCCAGGAGGAGTTCTTCCACACCTTCAACACGCTGCACAACGCCAACAAGCAGATCGTGATCTCCTCGGACCGGCCGCCGAAACAGCTGGCCACCCTGGAGGACCGGCTCCGCACACGGTTCGAGTGGGGACTGATCACCGATGTGCAGCCACCCGAACTGGAGACCCGTATCGCGATTCTGCGCAAGAAGGCGCAGATGGACCGGCTCGACGTGCCCGATGACGTGCTGGAACTCATCGCCAGCAGCATCGAGCGCAACATCCGCGAGCTCGAGGGCGCGTTGATCCGGGTGACGGCGTTCGCCTCGCTGAACAAGACCCCGATCGACCGGTCGCTCGCCGAGATCGTGCTGCGGGATCTGATCTCCGATGCGAGCACCCAGCAGATCAGCACGGCGGCGATCATGGCCGCCACCGCCGAGTACTTCGAGACGACGGTCGAGGAGCTGCGCGGGCCGGGTAAGACGCGGGCACTGGCTCAGTCGCGCCAGATCGCGATGTATCTGTGCCGAGAGCTGACCGACCTCTCGCTGCCCAAGATCGGCCAGGCGTTCGGCCGCGACCACACCACGGTGATGTACGCGGAGAAGAAGATCCGCGGCGAAATGGCCGAGCGCCGTGAGGTTTTCGATCACGTCAAGGAACTCACCACCCGGATCCGGCAGCGCGCCAAGCGCTGAACCGAGCCGCCTTCTCACCACGCACCCCGACACGCCGCCGGTGTGTCGCGGCGCTGTCACACCCGCGGTCTGTCATGCCCGCGAGATCACAATCCGAGCCCGACGCGCGGCCGTCGCGCGCCCGTTTTCGCCCCGGCCGGGTGGAAAATTTCAAAAAATCTTCTGCACCGTCCGTCACACCAGTCACAGATCCGGGTTGTGCACACAGCTGTGGAAAACCTGGGATTAACCCTCGGATTACCTGCCGACTACTTCACAGCCGCCGAGCTCTCCACAACCGTCCCGCACCGATCTACATCCCATCCACAGCCCATTCACACCGCCGCCGGCCCCCGAACTGCACGAATGCCCGGTTATCCCCAGGTTCCACAGCCCCTAATACTGTTGCTTTGTAATTCCTGAAGGCTTTCTCTTCGAAGCAGGGCGTTGGGGAAACACCGCCGGACCGGCCCGCGAGGTGGTCCCGCGGACGGTCCTGTCGGCCCGATCGATTAGCTTTCAAGTTCGGACGGAAAGCTCTACGGTGATTCATCGACAGCCGTTACGGTCGTCGCGACGCAACCGGTCAGGCGCGTGGTGAGACACCGGGAAACCGCTGGTAGTGCTTGTTGTGGTGTTGATCGAAGGGACTCTATAGACGTGGCGACGACAACTGTTGGTGTCACCGATCTCAAGTTCCGTCTCGTCCGTGAGGACTTCGCCGACGCGGTCGCCTGGGTGGCCCGTAATCTGCCCACCCGCCCCGCGGTTCCCGTCCTCGCCGGTGTGCTGCTCACCGGCTCCGACGAGGGACTGACCATCTCGGGGTTCGACTACGAGGTCTCCGCCGAAGTCCAGGTGCCCGCCGAGATCGCCTCCCCCGGCAGTGTTCTGGTGTCCGGGCGGCTGCTGTCCGACATCACCCGGGCGTTGCCCGCCAAGCCGATCGACGTGACGGTCGAGGGCACCCGCGTCTCGCTGACCTGCGGCAGCGCCAGGTTCTCGCTGCCGACGATGGCGGTCGAGGACTATCCCACGCTGCCTGCCCTGCCCGACGAGACCGGTGTGGTGTCCTCGGACGTGTTCGCCGAGGCGATCAGCCAGGTCGCCGTGGCGGCCGGCCGCGACGACACGCTGCCGATGCTGACCGGCATCCGCGTCGAAATCACCGGTGAGAAGGTGGTTTTGGCCGCGACGGACCGGTTCCGGCTGGCGGTGCGCGAGTTCACCTGGTCCGCGGCCACTCCCGGTGTGGAGGCGGCGGTGCTGGTCCCGGCCAAGACCTTGTCGGAGGCGGCCAAGGCCAGCGCCGACGGCGGCGAGGTGCACCTGGCGCTCGGTTCCGGTCCGACCGTCGGCAAGGAGGGCCTGCTCGGCATCAGCAGCGGTGGCAAGCGCAGCACCACCCGCCTGCTGGACGCGGAGTTCCCGAAGTTCCGCCAGCTGCTGCCCACCGAGCACACCGCGATGGCGACCATCGGTGTCGCCGAGCTCACCGAGGCGATCAAGCGTGTCGCGCTGGTCGCCGACCGGGGGGCGCAGGTCCGGATGGAGTTCGCCGACGGTGTGCTGCACCTGTCCGCCGGCGCCGACGACGTCGGGCGTGCCGAGGAGGATCTGCCGGTGTCGTTCGTCGGCGATCCGCTGA from Mycolicibacterium phlei harbors:
- the dnaA gene encoding chromosomal replication initiator protein DnaA, which encodes MTADPDPPFVAVWNTVVAELNGGPGAGPNGEPTGPVLTPQQRAWLKLVKPLVITEGFALLSVPSPFVQNEIERHLREPIIAALSRQLGQRVELGVRIDEPDPDDSAAPTLSAVAEPDEVDEDSEARASAAETWPRYYSSRPTSAPTDDGSTSVNLNRRYTFDTFVIGASNRFAHAATLAIAEAPARAYNPLFIWGESGLGKTHLLHAAGNYALKLFPGMRVKYVSTEEFTNDFINSLRDDRKASFKRSYRDIDVLLVDDIQFIEGKEGIQEEFFHTFNTLHNANKQIVISSDRPPKQLATLEDRLRTRFEWGLITDVQPPELETRIAILRKKAQMDRLDVPDDVLELIASSIERNIRELEGALIRVTAFASLNKTPIDRSLAEIVLRDLISDASTQQISTAAIMAATAEYFETTVEELRGPGKTRALAQSRQIAMYLCRELTDLSLPKIGQAFGRDHTTVMYAEKKIRGEMAERREVFDHVKELTTRIRQRAKR
- the dnaN gene encoding DNA polymerase III subunit beta, which translates into the protein MATTTVGVTDLKFRLVREDFADAVAWVARNLPTRPAVPVLAGVLLTGSDEGLTISGFDYEVSAEVQVPAEIASPGSVLVSGRLLSDITRALPAKPIDVTVEGTRVSLTCGSARFSLPTMAVEDYPTLPALPDETGVVSSDVFAEAISQVAVAAGRDDTLPMLTGIRVEITGEKVVLAATDRFRLAVREFTWSAATPGVEAAVLVPAKTLSEAAKASADGGEVHLALGSGPTVGKEGLLGISSGGKRSTTRLLDAEFPKFRQLLPTEHTAMATIGVAELTEAIKRVALVADRGAQVRMEFADGVLHLSAGADDVGRAEEDLPVSFVGDPLTIAFNPNYLTDGLSSLRSERVTFGFTTPSRPAVLRPAGEDDESLSGPGPFPAVETDYVYLLMPVRLPG